In Pseudomonas flavescens, the sequence ACGGGAGATCGGGTCCTGCATGTTGGCGACGATGTAGTTGGAGAGATCCTGGTTGGTCATGCTGCCGTCGGTGGAAACCACGCCGATGACCAGCAGGAAGTTCTTCACGGCCTTGGTGACGCGCAGGCCCTGCTGTTGCACTTCCTGAGGCAGCAGCGGAGTAGCCAGCTGCAGCTTGTTCTGGACCTGAACCTGAGCGATGTCCGGGTTGGTGCCCTGGTTGAAGGTGACGGTGATCTCCATGCTGCCATCGGAGTTGCTCGCCGAGCTGATGTAACGCAGCCCGTCGATACCGTTCATTTGCTGCTCGATCACCTGGACCACGGTGTCTTGCACGGTCTGTGCGGAAGCACCCGGGTAGTTGACCTGGATGCTCACGGCGGGGGCCGCGATGCTCGGGTACTGGTTGACCGGCAACTTGAGGATGGACAGACCGCCCGCCAGCATGATCACCAGCGCGATCACCCAGGCGAAGATGGGCCTGTCGATGAAGAAATTCGACATCGTGAAATCGCTCCTTAGCGGTTGTCAGCCTGGTCGGAAGCCGACGCCTGCTGCTGCGGTTCTGCCACGTTCTTCGCGTCGGTGGTCTTCACCTCGGCGCCTGGCTGCACGAACTGCAGACCTTCGGTGATCAGCTTGTCGCCAGGGTTCAGGCCTTCGAGGATCAGCCAGCGGTTGCCCGCGGTGCGCTCGGCCTTGAGCTGACGCAGCTCGACCTTGTTCTCGGCATTGACCACCAGGGCGGTCGGCTCACCTTTGGAGTTGCGGGTGACGCCTTGCTGGGGCGCGAGGATGGCTTGCTTGTTCACACCGGCAGCCAGGCGCGCATGCACGAACATGCCGGGCAGCAGGTTGTGATCCGGGTTGGGGAACACGGCGCGCAGGGTGACCGAACCGGTGCCCTCGTCGACCGACACTTCGGAGAATTCCAGGGTGCCTTCATGCTCGTAGTTGCTGCCGTCTTCGAGACGCAGTTGAACCTTGGCGGCGTTGTCGCCTGCCTTCTGCAGCTGACCGCTTTCCAGCTCGCGGCGCAGACGCAGCAGATCCTTGGTGGGCTGAGTCACGTCGACGTAGATCGGATCGAGTTGCTGAATGGTCGCCATGGCGTTGGTCTGGCCGTTGCTGACCAGGGCACCCTCGGTGACCGCGGAACGACCGACGCGACCGGCGATGGGCGCCATCACCTTGGTGTAACGCACGTTGATGCGCGCCTGCTCCAGCGACGCTTCGGCCTGCAGACGGGCAGCCTGGGCTTCATCGTAGGCCTGACGGCTCACGGCCTGGTCGGCGACCAGATCCTTGTAGCGCTCGGCCAGCGACTTGGCCGAAGCCAGGGTCGCCTGGGCGCTCTTGGCAGCGGCTTCATAGACCGACGCATCGATCTGGTACAGCTGCTGGCCAGCCTTGACTTCAGAACCTTCCTGGAACAGACGCTTCTGGATGATGCCATCGACCTGCGGACGCACTTCGGCGATACGGAAGGCGGCGGTGCGGCCCGGCAGTTCGGTGGTCAGCGTGTAGGGCTCGGCCTGCAGGGTGACGATACCGACGGTAGGCGCCTGTTGCGGTGGTGGCGCGGCGTCTTCGCTGCAACCAGCGAGCGTCAGCGTGGCCAGAGCGATAGCGGAAACCATAGCGGCGAAGGCTGGCTTCTTCTGCATCTGAAAGGACCTCATTTTCATATTGATTCGAGCCGCACGGGCGGTACCTGGCAGATAGCCGAGGTGGATACTGGGAGATAGGTGGTAAATATACTTACATCCGAGAATGTTTGTAAACGCATCTTTTGTGTAACACTGTGGTCTGCCTCAGACCCTGAGACGGGGTTTTCATCCACTTTTTCATTTCCTGGGACCTGCCAGATGGTGAGACGCACCAAAGAGGAAGCCGAAGAAACCCGAGCGCACATCCTTGATGCAGCGGAGCGGGTGTTCTATGCCAAAGGCGTTTCCAGCACCTCGCTGGCCGATATCGCGGCCTCGGCAGGTGTGACTCGAGGCGCCATCTATTGGCACTTCCAGAACAAGGTGGACGTGTTCCAGGCCATGCTGGACCGCCTCATGCTGCCCCAGGAAGAGCTGGCCCGGGCCTGCGAGAGCGAAGACGAGCCCGACCCGTTGGGCAGCATGCGCCAGTTGCTGGTGCAACTGCTGCTGCGCATGTACAGCGACGCCCAGTGCCGCCGGGTTGGAGAAATCCTGCAATACAAATGCGAATACACCGCCGAACTCGGCGACCTGCGCCAACAGATGCAAACATTCAACCAAGATTGCGATCAGCGCATTGCAAAGACGTTACGCAATGCCGTGAACCGCGGCCAGTTGCCTGCCGATCTCGACTGCCAGCGCGCCGCCATCTGCCTGCACGCCTATATGGACGGCATCCAGGCACACTGGTTGCTCAACCCGGAAGCCTATGACCTCGGCGCCCACGCCCATGCCATGGTGGAAGCGATGATCGACATGCTTCTGCACAGCAAGGCACTGCGCACAGCCTGAGCCGAACTCGGTCGAGTGCGGTCACAACTGCATGATCGACTGCCATCGGAGATATGCCATGCGCTTCGCCGCATCCCTGCGTCACCTGAGCATCCTGCTGCTGGTGGCGACCCTCGGCGCCTGCGCCAGCTGGGCGCCACGCGACCCGCTGCACATCGACCTGGTCGGCCTAGAGCCCCTACCGGGCGAGGGCCTGGAGGTTCGTTTCGCGGTGAAGCTGCGGGTGCAAAACCCCAATGAAAGCGCCATCGACTTCAATGGCGTGTCGCTGCAACTGGATATCAATGATCAGCCCCTCGCCCGGGGCGTCAGCGACCAGAGCGGCCAGGTACCGCGCTTCGGCGAAACCGTGATCAGCGTACCGGTGACCATCTCCGCCTATTCGGTGTTCCGCCAAGCCTGGGGCGCCAGCGCCCATCAACCTGGCCAGAGCCTGCCGTATCAACTGCGCGGCAAGCTCGCCGATGGCCTCTTCGGTACCCGCCGCTTCAGCGACAGCGGGCAACTGACCTGGCCACCGGCACAGCCCAGCGTCAGGTAGTGGGCTCGTTTTCCGGCAGGATCTCCTTGTCGCCCGGCGCCTTGCCTTCTTTCGAGAAATGTTCGATCACCGCATTGAGCTCGGCGCCGAACAACAGCACCGCACAGGAGATGTGCAGGTACAGCAGGAAGATGATGATCGCCCCGATACTGCCGTAGGTGGCGTTGTAGTTGGCGAAGTTCTGCGCGTAATAGGCGAAGCCCAGCGATGCGGCGATCCACACCACCACCGCCAGCACCGAGCCCGGGGTGATGAAGCGGAAGCGCTGCTCGACATCCGGCGCCACGAAGTACACCACCGCCACGACGATCATCAGCAGGGAAATCGCCACCGGCCAGCGCAGCCAGTTCCACAGGGTAACGACGATCTGCTCGATGCCGATCTGCTGCGCCAGCCAGCTCATCACCTGCGGGCCGAGCACCATCAGCGCGGCAGCGGTGAGCAGGGCAGCGGCGATGCCGATGGTGTAGAGCAGCGACAGGGGGATGCGCTTCCAGGGCTTGCGCCCCTCTTTCACGCCATAGGCCTTGTTCATCGCGTCCATGGTCGAGCGCACCGCCGACGAAGCCGTCCACAGCGCTACCACGATACCGATGGAGAACAGGCCGGCTTTCTGGGTCTGCAACTGATCGATGACCGGGTTGACCAGCTCCACCGTGGACTGCGGCAGCACCAGCTCCGCCTGTTGGCGCAGCCAGTCGAAGAACGGTTGCATGTCCAGCAGGCTGATCAGCGCGACCAGAAACAACAGAAAGGGAAACAACGAGAAGAACATCTGGAAGGCTAGGGCCGACGCGTAGGTGGGCAGCTCGTCCTCGATGAAGTCACTCACCGTTTTCTTCATCACCTGGAACAGGCTGACACCCTCTAACTTGGGTAAAAACATAGCGCCTCCACTGGCTATGCCGGCCCGCACGCTCGCGGCCCGGTGAATCATCGGCAGATGCAGGGCCCGATCCCGGATCAGACGGCTGCTACAGAGCCTGTTCACGCTTGGCGAGCTCGCGCCATACAAGGCGAAAATAATCGAGGAAGCGGCGTTTACGAACTGTAAGTCAGCATTCCGACTGGGCTGGCAATCCAGTTTGTTTTCAACGCCGCAGGGCCGAGGTGCCGCAGATCGTGAACAGGTCCTAACGGTTGGAGGTACCGAACTCGGCATGAGTTCGGGTTATCCGTGCGCGTTCTCGAACGCGCTGCGCCGACGAGCTTACCTGACAGGACGCAGCCCTTCGGATTCGTTGACAATTCGTCACAACCGGACAGGCAAGAACCCCGATCGTCTGCCGCGATCAACCGGCCACGGCTAAAACCCTATATAATCTGCGGCCTTTTTATCATTGGTCTCAGAAGGATCCCCCGTGAGCACGCTGCCCCCCTGCCCCGCCTGCAACTCCGAATACACCTACGAAGACGGCACCCAACTGGTCTGCCCGGAATGCGCCCACGAATGGTCGGCCAATGCCAGCGAAGCGGCCGATGACGTCAAGGTGATCAAGGATTCGGTCGGCAATGTGCTGCAGGACGGTGACACCATCACCGTGATCAAGGACCTCAAGGTCAAAGGCTCGTCGCTGGTGGTCAAGGTCGGTACCAAGGTCAAGGGCATCCGCCTGGTCGACGGTGACCATGACATCGACTGCAAGATCGACGGGATCGGCGCGATGAAGCTCAAGTCCGAGTTCGTCAGAAAGGTCTGACCCGCTGAGCGCTCGCCTCGGCGAGCGCTCACTGCACCGGCAGGAAGTTCAGGAACATAAGGCTGTGGGCGTAGTTCACGCCGATACGCCGGTAGCGCTCGTCGAGCACGTCGCTGAGGTAATCCAGGCGCGCGACGATCTTGCCGAACTCCACGGCGAAGCTCA encodes:
- a CDS encoding efflux RND transporter periplasmic adaptor subunit, which encodes MQKKPAFAAMVSAIALATLTLAGCSEDAAPPPQQAPTVGIVTLQAEPYTLTTELPGRTAAFRIAEVRPQVDGIIQKRLFQEGSEVKAGQQLYQIDASVYEAAAKSAQATLASAKSLAERYKDLVADQAVSRQAYDEAQAARLQAEASLEQARINVRYTKVMAPIAGRVGRSAVTEGALVSNGQTNAMATIQQLDPIYVDVTQPTKDLLRLRRELESGQLQKAGDNAAKVQLRLEDGSNYEHEGTLEFSEVSVDEGTGSVTLRAVFPNPDHNLLPGMFVHARLAAGVNKQAILAPQQGVTRNSKGEPTALVVNAENKVELRQLKAERTAGNRWLILEGLNPGDKLITEGLQFVQPGAEVKTTDAKNVAEPQQQASASDQADNR
- a CDS encoding TetR family transcriptional regulator, giving the protein MVRRTKEEAEETRAHILDAAERVFYAKGVSSTSLADIAASAGVTRGAIYWHFQNKVDVFQAMLDRLMLPQEELARACESEDEPDPLGSMRQLLVQLLLRMYSDAQCRRVGEILQYKCEYTAELGDLRQQMQTFNQDCDQRIAKTLRNAVNRGQLPADLDCQRAAICLHAYMDGIQAHWLLNPEAYDLGAHAHAMVEAMIDMLLHSKALRTA
- a CDS encoding LEA type 2 family protein, translating into MRFAASLRHLSILLLVATLGACASWAPRDPLHIDLVGLEPLPGEGLEVRFAVKLRVQNPNESAIDFNGVSLQLDINDQPLARGVSDQSGQVPRFGETVISVPVTISAYSVFRQAWGASAHQPGQSLPYQLRGKLADGLFGTRRFSDSGQLTWPPAQPSVR
- a CDS encoding YihY/virulence factor BrkB family protein; its protein translation is MFLPKLEGVSLFQVMKKTVSDFIEDELPTYASALAFQMFFSLFPFLLFLVALISLLDMQPFFDWLRQQAELVLPQSTVELVNPVIDQLQTQKAGLFSIGIVVALWTASSAVRSTMDAMNKAYGVKEGRKPWKRIPLSLLYTIGIAAALLTAAALMVLGPQVMSWLAQQIGIEQIVVTLWNWLRWPVAISLLMIVVAVVYFVAPDVEQRFRFITPGSVLAVVVWIAASLGFAYYAQNFANYNATYGSIGAIIIFLLYLHISCAVLLFGAELNAVIEHFSKEGKAPGDKEILPENEPTT
- a CDS encoding zinc ribbon domain-containing protein YjdM; the encoded protein is MSTLPPCPACNSEYTYEDGTQLVCPECAHEWSANASEAADDVKVIKDSVGNVLQDGDTITVIKDLKVKGSSLVVKVGTKVKGIRLVDGDHDIDCKIDGIGAMKLKSEFVRKV